The genomic DNA acatCTACTGGAAGTCTGAAACATTCTCCTTCGACATGTGGATTACAGGAGGCAACTTCCAGTAGACCTGGTTGAAGGAAATCTCAAAGCTCTAAGCCTGCAAGCTCTGGGTCAGGTAGTGTCTTCTCAACCTGGCAAATTGGATTATCTTTCTTCGAGAACAGCTTATCAAATGCTCCACAATATAAATCCATCCACAATCCAATTGATTTGTTTGACTTTTTCTGAATAGAACATTGAACATATGCTTCAAAAATAGAGAGAAGAAAACACCGAAGATATTATGCCTGCATGTAATTTTGAACAATGCATTTTATATTACTGCTGAAGAGCAGAGATAGGTTGTGATATTGAATAGCACTATTTATAATACTGTAGTTGCATTTTTGCTGGGAACAGCATAAGAAACCTAATACTAGTATTCTGTTTATCATGATTTATCATATCTACACTGTGTCATGTTTGATACATAAAACTATTGTTACCTGAGCTTTTGCTGGCCAATACACTTGATATTAGATGTTTCAGTTTTGTTCTGAACATTGGTGTTCTTCCTACAGGGGGTTGACATGCAGCTTGGTTTGGCTATTGATAGTCCAAAGGCCACTTTAGCAGTAAAACGGCGCTTAGCCTGTGAAATGGTCAAGTATTGGCAACAAGTTCAGGAAAGCATTCCAGATCTTCCTGGCTCCGATGGATGGGGGAAAAAGCACCGGCTGTTTGTCAAGTGGAAATATGCTGAAGCAAAGGTACATAATCTAGGCTGCTACATTGTCTTCTTGTCACTGActatttttctcctttttctcaAAACACAAATTCTCGTCTCAATCAAAGAGACTAAATTTCACCAGATTGCATAGTTTTCATTCTAATGTATGATCTTTTAAGCATTTACACTATCTGACATCTATGTACATGTTTATGTCAGGCTGCAGCATACTATTTTCATGGTTTGATTCTTGATGAGGGAAATACAGAGAAATCCCACGGAATGGCAATAGCTGCACTTCAAGCTTCAGAAGAATTTCTAAAAGAAAGCAAAAGGGTTTCAGAAGCCTTCCATGCAACTCCTCCAACATCGAGGTAAGGCACTGCCACACTTCACTACTCACCACATATTGGAGTTTACatttataaaattcaaataatTCACATTCGCCAAGATGAGAGGCGCTCAATAATCTGTTTGAGGAACATCTGTTGATGTGATTTGTAATAAGTAATAACACATTCATAGTATGGGAGACTGAAGTCCATACCTGTACTTTGCAGGAGCCCTACTCCATTCGGAACAGCAAAATATATGTTTGACAAGATCCCAAAAGATGCTTCAAGCAAGGTCCGAATCAACCAGGACTTGTATGCTCAAGAAAAGTAAGAACCACCAGCACTGAAACATACTGAAATTTTGAACCCCATGAACTAATGTGCCATTTGGGGAATTTGCAGGGTCATAGGAACTCCGCCTCCCTTACCGGATTTTGCATTGGCACTAATGCCAGAAGACTATGATCTTCCTCCATTAGATCCACTTTGGAACAAAGAAGACAGACGTCAGTAGGTGTGTATGCAACTGAATGGATTCTTCAGATGGAAAGCTTGGCTTTGGAGAGAGGGGAGAAGAACCAAGATCTGCCATGTCAAAGCTGAACATGGTAACAAATCAAGTGTACAAAATATGTTTAAACAAAATCctgagtcaaaaaaaaaagaaccaagcAAAATTTAGGAATGTCTGAAGATAATCTGAAGAGCATTGTACAGGCGATTTTTCTTCTGACAAGGGAAATGCTTTGGCAAAGGTTTGATTGACCATTATCGATCCTGATTCCTGATGTTCCAGATGGTTGCATTTTCTCCGCAAGGGCATAGTTTTGTGCCTGTTCTTATTCATGTCTGGTTCCACAATTTGATGATTACTGGAAAGCAATGGTTTGTGCTTCTTCATCATAATCATTTCATTGGCATCTTAAAACGTGCCCTGGACAAATCATTTTCCAGTCAAGCAAATTTATATGAAAGAGCAAGATTGTCAAATAATCAGGGTGCCCAAAAAAGTTACACCGTTCCTACCATTTAAGGAATGTGTATACAGTCATGAAAATGTATTTCTGAATGCCATCAAATCATGTCATCTATGAGATGTAATCTACAACTAGATAGTAGGACCCGGCTAATATAAATGATGCAATTCCGCTACGGGCCATTCGTAGTCCAATGCCACGGAACAGAACATTCCTATCAGCAGGAGATATTCCTGTCTTTCTCTCTATCCACGTTCCTGGTGCTTTCCACTTAAGAAGCTTCCTCTCCATTGCAATATACTGCAAAGAAAAGGAGATAACATAAACAAGGTGTATCGCAAATATGAAAGAATGCATTGTCAAATTCGGAGGCAATTACACAAGAAAAATGAGGGTAGACTACAAAAAGCCCGGACAAGCCTATACCTTAGGTACAGCAGTACATTCTAAACGACTTTTTGCAGTATCAAATGTATGTGAAGCAGCAGCTGCAACTGCTCCTGCAAAGCCTGCAGCAACACTGGAGGCAAAAGGGTGTACAGGACCTGCTTCTTCTATATTCCTAATAAGAGGCAAAAGGTTACACTAGATTAAAATGACAGGATAAATGATAAATATTGTTACCATGCAATCCCGATATTTACTTCCAAATCAAATATTGCATTACCTAGGTTCGGGGTTCATATTAACTGCCTTCCAAGTGAGCAATGCTGTGTGTATGAATTGCCAAGTTGAAAAGAACATACCACCAAAGACACAGTCTCGAGCTATCCCAGGTCTAAGCCCTCTCCACAGAGCACCCCATCCTTCAAGTGATATCACTCTAGAAGGTAGCTGCACATCAGACGGTAATGGGGGCTTCCCAGAGCCGGTAAGCATCCATGGGTGCTGCTTTAGGGCACCCAACATGTCGGGATGCTTTGGAGAAAGATCAGATAAAAGGTTCATGGTGTTGCTCCACACCCTCATGTCAGGAACATATCCAGGCAACAGTTTGGAAAGTAGTGGAAATGAttcttgtgcaacatttgcaGGGCCCACAGGTCTTGAAGGTATCACAGAGCTAACTTGGTTTCGgagtttgaaaagttcaaaagGTGCGCAGAAAAAAGCCTCTACAGCACCAGCAGCTATGCCAGCCAACATAGCCTCAGAATAATAGACATAGTTGTCCTCCCTTCCATCTGCCAAGACATATAAAAAATGGTAATCATTTACTAGATTTCACCATGAGTTGGACGTAGGAAAATTGAACAGGTTAGCAGTGCTAGTAATCACTGGCGGAGTCTCATGTCCAACCAAAATATTACTCGTAATTATCTATCTCCAACAGACGATAAGATCAGTTACTTGTATATGCATGTACAATAGTTCTTAAAATTCCTTATGATCTGCTCATATTTCTTACTCAAATATCATATATCCTTTTCTTCTAGTGTATTTTACATATAACAGTCGCTGATTGGATCCCTCTTATCATATGTTCATGCTCTGCCACTGCTAGTAATACAAGAGAATATTTTCCACTCGATAAATAGCTTATGTCATCATAGGTAATTAGATCGTCAGAAGATGTATCAAACTATCAAGTAAGGAGTGCAATTCatctcaaaaagaaaagaaaaaaaaagagagagaaaggagtgCAATTCAAAGCAAACTGATGATGGTAATAACAAAACGAAAGAAAAAAGCAATGTACTGAGACACAATGCTTGCGAGGTAAGAACTAGACCTGTAATGTAAATACTGATAACTAAGTGACATAGAGAAAATTGTCCTGAACCATGAATCGTGGGAAATCATGTATTTACCTTTATAGAAAGCTGTTAAAAGTTCATAGGTCCCAAAACGTGCTCCCAATCCAGGAAGTTTTCCCATTATAGACCATCCGATTCCACTGTAAAACCCTAAAAGGCATACAACTTATAAGATAATGAGTGAATTAAATTTCATACATGTTACACATAACTGGATATGAAGCCATCAAACATGAACTGGAAAAGCATATAAAATATTCAGGATTTATAAGGAATTAAAGATTTGTTCTACGTTCACTCAAGAAAGTTTAATGGAACAGGCACCCAAAGAAACTTGGGGAAAGTATTGGTTGTGCTTGTGCATACAGTGCTGACTGAATAAACTCAGGACAGGACTCTAGATTTTCCAACAATTGGATTCATAGTTTCACACAGAACCCAACATATCTATATTCGCATAAGGCCTTTCATTCTCTCTTTGGTATTGGTAGCTCTATCAGCTAGGCTCAACAATCAATCAATAAAATCATCAGACGATTCTAGCCTAGCATAACATGGCAGCCAACATAATCAGCATACTAGCCTGCCAACTTCAACAGTTCCCACACCTGCCTAGGTAGCAATGTAAATCAGGATGCAGTACAATTACTCCAATCGCAATACACAGAAGCCCCACTACCAATGATATCAAGCAATTAATCAACCAACCAAACCTGCAGGGCCGGAGGCGGCCATAAGCCGGTCCACCACCTGCCGGAGCCCCATCTTCTGCTTCTGCCCCGCCGCCCCCAGCTGCAGAGGAAAGAAAACGCCGCCGAGATGCCAAATTAGACCTTCAGAAAGCACCGGTACAGCAAGCAACAATAGTTGGAGATGCGGGTGGGCGCGCTCGCCTGGATGAGGGTCTTCACCGTGTCGAGGGGGtgcacggcgacggcggaggcgctgATCgcagccgcgccggcggccacgTGGCCCGCGAACACGCTGTCCCCCAGCGGCTTGCCGCCTCCCACCATCGCGGCGGCCTGGAAGGCTGGAGCACACCCTCCGGGTCCCGGAAATGGCGAAAAGCGGCGACGCGGAGGTTTAGGGGaagggggagaggaagaggggcCGCGGTGCCTGAATGGGGGCCCATTCACAGAAAGCAGCCCACCTCACTCATGGGCGGAATGGCAGCCGGGCCAGTGGGCCACCGAGTTGGGCCCTGTCCCTCGCATCGCGCGAATCATCGAGCGATCGGACGGCCAGGACACGCCGACGCGAGTCCAACTCGGGTCCAACTTCTCTTCCGCCGTTGGTGGCGCCGCCGGCTCGACTTGGCCAACGTTCCaaccggccccgccgcccggtcACTCTCGCTGCCATTGCCGGGTAGAGACGaggttggccgccgcccgctcccgctcccgctcccgctgcgCACCTCCATGGGCCAAGGACAGAGTCAGTCCGCCCCTCCGGCGGAGGAGCCTACTCCGCCCGCCGCGGAACCGTCCTCGCCGTCTCCTGCCCCGGCGTCCTCCTCCCTCGAGGCGCTCGCCGCAGGTATGATATAACTCTGAAGCCCCGAATCTCATGTGTCTATGATGTTTACCTTCTTCGTGCACCGTACTAGTTGAGTTGCAGTTGCGCTCGGTTTTCGCGTTGCTGGATGTGGTGGAGCATTGGTTCAAGTGGGGAGCTCGGTTGGTAGCATTCGAATTATTTCgaattggaaaaaaaattgggtAGCCAGATATGGGTAGGATTCTGGTACGGTAGTAGAAGGATGGGATCGCTCCCGTAATATTCTAATATACGATAATGCAGACCTTTTCCTGATCACAATTTCTTAGGCTCTTACCAATAATATTAGGATTCATTCGTGCTGGAATTCTTCTAGTAGTCACTGTTAAGTTAATGTCAATGATGTGGCAAGTTAACTAAGCAAGGGCCTGAAGCCTGATCCTTACTCCTGAGGGGCGAGCAAGTCTTAGGCTATGCTGAGGCTGCTAGTCAACCAATGTGGCAATGTCCATCCAGAATGACTAGCCTGATCGATTCATAATTTGATATTTTAGCTCTCTGAGAAGTTACAATATAAACTTCACTGTGGAAAAGTTACAATATACACTTTGAGGGCATACGAATATATGCCCAATTGCCCAGAGCCTAGGCTTCTCGAAGGTAACCGAAAGTTTATGGTACAAAAACACTGTTCAGAATGTTGGCCCTAGGGTCCTAGTTCAGGGGAACAAACCATAATTCAACTCAAAAGGTTATTACAAATTCTAGTTCACCTTGCAGCTAGCAAACTTCCTTTTTTAGGTGTGTATAACATAATTTTCTTCATTCGGGCCCCTTCTTAGCCAAGTGCGGATTATTCTGATTAAGCATTTTTAAAAATGTGCAGAGGCTATGTCGTTTGATGAGGGTGATACTGAGGAGGTATGGCCCTTCCTTTTACTTTTAGATAGATGCTTATACATCAGTCACATATTTGCTTCACTACACCAGCGGTCAGTGAAATAGTATTTTGCTTGTGCAGTCAATTGATGAGAAGGTACAAAAAGCTCTGGAGTGTCCATGTGTTGCTGATTTGAAAAATGGTCCTTGTGGAGGCCCATTTGTCGATGCATTTTCCTGCTTCCTTAGGAGCACAGAAGAAGAGAAGGTTGTATATCATTTTAGTTTTCTACAAATACGCCATATGCGAGCTATATTAAGTGCGTATGCATCAGGATGATAGCATGTTAATAAATGGCTTATGGTTCAGAAGCTTATTAAATGATGTAATTTTGTATAAGCCTTGACAATTTATCTTGTGACAGCTAGTGGTCTatgattttatttatttatttacttatttattctGTTGGTTGACATGTTTGTTTCTTATTTTCCAATATTTGTGCATTGTCTTGGTTTTCTTTCGAAAGTAATTCAACACGATTCTCTGTCTGCTATAGCGTGCGGTATGAAATTTGTTGGCTTACTTGAAAGGCCCCCATGTTGTTAGTTAACTTAATTGAGTATAGGAAGATGTGTTGCCCTAGGGCTGATTTCTGTGATTTATTAGATATAAACTGGAAGTCTGGAACCACTATCGATTTATGCTAATGTAAGACATTATAAGGTGATTCTTTTTAATCAAAAGCACTCATTGTGGTCTTGTGGATATCAGTTTACTTTTACatcaataaaaataaattatgtGTGTCCACGTTCTTTGCATCTGCAAGACTTCAAAAACATTCAAGCGCTAACTTGATTGAACTTAATTTCCTTCGATTGTGTCGTTTTAAAATTATGGATGTTTATACGTTTCTGTACTTTCTCACAAAATTTGGATCCTTcatttgaaaaattcaaatatcATGTGTATGAAAATAACACCTGTGGCACCATTAACTGTTTGATTCATGTCTTTTTTCTTCCTGAAAATTAACCTGTACTAAAGTTTGCTATGTCTGCCTTTTCAGGGATCAGATTGTGTGAACCCCTTTATCGCACTGCAGGACTGCATCAAAGCAAATCCAGAGACATTTTCTAAGGAGATtttggaggaagaggaggatgatgaggaagcAGAGAATTCCAACCTGAAAGTTAGAGCCCCAGCATGGTCTAGAGAACCCAAACCCAAGGCTTGAGATTCCATGGTAGTAACTATTAAGTATTAACTGATGATATGGAGATTCATCCAGTTCACAGACTCCACCTTATTTCTCACATATGTTCTTCAGTAGACAGCAGTAGATTGATTTCAGAGCACAAAGAGGCACTCGAAATCCGTCCTCAGAGATACACATACTTTGTGTGCTACAAATGCCCTGCAGTATCTTTTTTTAGGATATACACGTTGTTTCGACTGGGACCAACAAACTTGTAATCTAAATAACTGGGAGTTGGGATGTGAAGTGCCATGGGAGCCATACGTGCAAGTAAAACTTCGTGACGAATCAGTTTCCATGATAGCTCATGGTGCTTTTATGTATTGCTATGGTTTTGCTACAAGATCTGAAGATCGGTTTTCATTTGTATTCGTACTAATTGCTACCTGATCTCTAAGGCTCTGTCGATGTATTTCTGACTTTCTGTGCTTTACCATGATGCTCCTGCTCTTGATTTTTGCATAGAGACATTGCAaacttgctttttttttcttctttcaagCACACCGTAGGGAGCGGATGGCCCAAAGCAGCTGCTTCTTACTGGGCCGGTCGGCCCATACTCCTTGCTCGTCGTCTTCCTCCAAACCTTTCCTGAACTCCGGACTCGGAGTCGCAACAAACTTTCTTCCACCTGAACCGCGTACCACGATAAGCCCTAATCGCCAgttcgccaccaccacctccatggCGACCACCTCCTTCTTCCATCCGCTCGCCACCCCgatggccggtggcggcgctcgcATCCGTCGCCGCCCGCTCTCTCTACCCGTCCCCGCCCGCAGCacgccccggcggccggcgccgctcctcgtcGTCTGCGCCAAGCGCGCCGACAGccgggcccgcgccgccgcctcgcggcAGCCCGCGAATCCCAGCGATGTCCCAAAGCGGGACgctgaggaggaggtggaggaggttgAGGAGGAGATGCCGTGGATCCAGGACAAGGCGCTGGACCTCGTGGAGTTCACCGGCACCGTCACACAGGCCATCCCGGGGCCCCGCGTCGGTTCCAGCCCCGTGCCGTGGCTcctcgccgtgccgctcgcctACGTTGGCGTCTCGTTCGTGCTCGCGGTCGTCCGCACCGTCCGCAGGTTCACCTCCCCGCGCACTAAGAAGAA from Panicum virgatum strain AP13 chromosome 7N, P.virgatum_v5, whole genome shotgun sequence includes the following:
- the LOC120683625 gene encoding uncharacterized protein LOC120683625 isoform X1 encodes the protein MGCGASSQKDAVGGPRRRPGSVGDVVVFLPGLRVPRSVDLAQALGGRLDRSIVERLSVLRARVVEMAMQESAAALKPRRKMAAARHGSSTASLLQALEDYLPILLGLVKEGSTLRHTVQFTWTNQEDNAAEETTMADAWYEVLSVLHLMAMVCLLQANTLLLPRSYGDGYAPRVSGESRRATVDVFLKAAGYLACAIRHVIPQIPPELRRQLPVDLVEGNLKALSLQALGQGVDMQLGLAIDSPKATLAVKRRLACEMVKYWQQVQESIPDLPGSDGWGKKHRLFVKWKYAEAKAAAYYFHGLILDEGNTEKSHGMAIAALQASEEFLKESKRVSEAFHATPPTSRSPTPFGTAKYMFDKIPKDASSKVRINQDLYAQEKVIGTPPPLPDFALALMPEDYDLPPLDPLWNKEDRRQ
- the LOC120683627 gene encoding uncharacterized protein LOC120683627 isoform X1, producing the protein MVGGGKPLGDSVFAGHVAAGAAAISASAVAVHPLDTVKTLIQLGAAGQKQKMGLRQVVDRLMAASGPAGFYSGIGWSIMGKLPGLGARFGTYELLTAFYKDGREDNYVYYSEAMLAGIAAGAVEAFFCAPFELFKLRNQVSSVIPSRPVGPANVAQESFPLLSKLLPGYVPDMRVWSNTMNLLSDLSPKHPDMLGALKQHPWMLTGSGKPPLPSDVQLPSRVISLEGWGALWRGLRPGIARDCVFGGMFFSTWQFIHTALLTWKAVNMNPEPRNIEEAGPVHPFASSVAAGFAGAVAAAASHTFDTAKSRLECTAVPKYIAMERKLLKWKAPGTWIERKTGISPADRNVLFRGIGLRMARSGIASFILAGSYYLVVDYIS
- the LOC120683627 gene encoding uncharacterized protein LOC120683627 isoform X2, which translates into the protein MVGGGKPLGDSVFAGHVAAGAAAISASAVAVHPLDTLGAAGQKQKMGLRQVVDRLMAASGPAGFYSGIGWSIMGKLPGLGARFGTYELLTAFYKDGREDNYVYYSEAMLAGIAAGAVEAFFCAPFELFKLRNQVSSVIPSRPVGPANVAQESFPLLSKLLPGYVPDMRVWSNTMNLLSDLSPKHPDMLGALKQHPWMLTGSGKPPLPSDVQLPSRVISLEGWGALWRGLRPGIARDCVFGGMFFSTWQFIHTALLTWKAVNMNPEPRNIEEAGPVHPFASSVAAGFAGAVAAAASHTFDTAKSRLECTAVPKYIAMERKLLKWKAPGTWIERKTGISPADRNVLFRGIGLRMARSGIASFILAGSYYLVVDYIS
- the LOC120683628 gene encoding mitochondrial intermembrane space import and assembly protein 40 homolog encodes the protein MGQGQSQSAPPAEEPTPPAAEPSSPSPAPASSSLEALAAEAMSFDEGDTEESIDEKVQKALECPCVADLKNGPCGGPFVDAFSCFLRSTEEEKGSDCVNPFIALQDCIKANPETFSKEILEEEEDDEEAENSNLKVRAPAWSREPKPKA